A single Eremothecium sinecaudum strain ATCC 58844 chromosome VIII, complete sequence DNA region contains:
- the RMD8 gene encoding Rmd8p (Syntenic homolog of Ashbya gossypii AFR265C; Syntenic homolog of Saccharomyces cerevisiae YFR048W (RMD8)): MNLDNEKPVTRNVMSRRTPSILVTDSRSTKIRASAPFAGNAKTRKDSYGGSYPSIMENMPGMRAAIGSRGYVPGQTTARHNKLGRFSGITMDNILSDVSDVPSGRREERLSSSSYDSHDRFRTMQNNKMIRPLPSRTSKTSEKLVLIPEENSKRASDFHRRNLRISDSSYREQPGAKLPSITAYNVAEGFNLKLTSQFLKETHDVSPRRYDECLYLPYTLPLLPGKDGFRIKSNISKKTIGGKTLIDRLIDTSERRDHHFEYYSGVETVGDILNNFELNDRNNRDLEGLRNGDHLAAINSQQFDPSEPQYFAEQVLEDSIGQENIDKAVDNQVLKIKPPDQQHAEIFIFNYGVVVFWNFTEIQEKNILGDIAFSGVKNMVIRPLDEQDIEIEQFHFDYDMDTERPRIFNDIITLRSGDHIIKLTLSHAIAQSTKLARFEKRISPILGTVSKLPRRLALYGSLGLKREQLLKKSGKLFKLRVDVNLSSSVLDTPEFFWSFEPSLHPLYAAMREYLEIEPRVQVLNDRCKVFLEFFDICVNSIAERDMARITWWLVIVIFVSVLVSTSEILVRYFIIKRHSCG, encoded by the coding sequence ATGAATCTTGATAACGAAAAACCTGTAACAAGAAATGTTATGTCCCGTAGGACACCGAGTATTTTGGTTACAGACTCCCGTTCCACAAAGATTAGGGCAAGCGCACCATTTGCAGGGAATGCTAAAACCCGTAAGGATAGTTACGGCGGCTCTTACCCCTCTATTATGGAAAATATGCCAGGTATGAGGGCGGCAATCGGCTCACGTGGGTACGTACCGGGACAAACGACAGCGAGACATAATAAGTTAGGAAGGTTTAGTGGTATAACTATGGATAATATATTGTCGGATGTATCAGATGTTCCATCTGGAAGGCGAGAAGAGCGAttatcttcatcttcctATGATTCACATGACAGGTTTCGTACAATGCAGAACAATAAAATGATCAGGCCGCTTCCATCTAGAACGTCTAAAACGTCCGAGAAGTTGGTGTTAATTCCAGAGGAGAATTCTAAAAGGGCATCTGATTTCCATAGGCGAAATTTGAGGATTTCTGACTCTTCCTACCGGGAACAGCCTGGCGCGAAACTCCCGAGTATTACTGCATACAACGTTGCTGAAGGGTTTAATCTGAAACTCACTTCGCAATTTTTAAAGGAGACTCACGATGTATCGCCTAGAAGATATGATGAATGTCTCTATTTACCTTATACACTTCCGTTGTTACCAGGTAAGGACGGTTTCCGAATTAAATCTAATATATCGAAGAAGACCATTGGCGGCAAGACTTTAATAGATAGGTTAATTGATACCAGTGAGAGACGGGACCATCATTTTGAATACTATTCTGGTGTGGAGACGGTGGGagatattttaaataattttGAACTTAATGACAGGAATAACAGGGATCTGGAAGGACTGAGAAATGGAGATCACTTGGCAGCGATAAATTCGCAACAATTTGACCCTAGTGAACCTCAGTATTTTGCAGAGCAGGTCCTAGAAGACTCCATTGGTCAGGAAAATATAGATAAAGCCGTTGACAATCAGGTCCTGAAGATAAAACCGCCAGACCAACAACATGCGGAAATATTTATCTTCAATTATGGTGTTGTAGTATTTTGGAACTTTACTGAAATACAGGAGAAAAATATTTTGGGTGACATTGCCTTTTCTGGAGTCAAGAATATGGTTATAAGGCCTTTAGATGAACAGGATATTGAAATTGAGCAATTCCACTTTGATTACGATATGGATACAGAACGACCGCGTatttttaatgatattATAACGTTGAGGTCTGGCGACCACATTATAAAATTAACTCTTTCCCATGCGATTGCTCAATCAACTAAGCTAGCTAGATTTGAAAAGCGGATTTCGCCAATTCTTGGAACTGTGTCTAAGTTGCCTCGAAGGTTGGCACTTTACGGTTCTCTTGGTTTAAAAAGAGAACAGCTTTTGAAAAAGTCAGGCAAGTTATTCAAATTAAGAGTTGACGTAAATCTATCTTCCAGTGTGCTTGATACGCCCGAATTCTTCTGGTCTTTTGAACCAAGTTTACATCCCCTATACGCTGCAATGCGCGAATACTTAGAAATTGAACCTAGAGTTCAAGTTTTAAATGATCGTTGCAAAGTGTTTTTAGaattttttgatatttGCGTTAATTCTATTGCAGAAAGGGATATGGCTAGGATCACTTGGTGGTTAGTAATCGTGATCTTTGTAAGTGTTTTGGTTTCCACTTCTGAGATATTGGTGAGGTATTTTATTATAAAGAGACATTCCTGCGGTTAG
- the RTF1 gene encoding RNA polymerase-associated protein (Syntenic homolog of Ashbya gossypii AFR266W; Syntenic homolog of Saccharomyces cerevisiae YGL244W (RTF1)) has protein sequence MSDLDEDLLALAAGDDGDDDNLVSSKKRGRNDNVGSKKRRVLNEYSDDEDEEDDYNPGTEYYYENDNEGADEGQEEENPYPLEGKYKNEEDKNTIENMPEMDRETLLFERLQEMQKYQERKLLRERAKNIRAQQQQRQMENDGVKVRSSGRSTRTTGHSDVRDSKLSELRKQRAKKSKNYDYSASENDESDRSDDYADSDNEDDYDPYYEKGNHYSEDDEVKWAEEDMDREPVLDDFNKIKIGRSYVSKFCFYPDFNERVQGCYGRVNIGIDKHSGHPMYRMVKIEKVFLQKPYNMGKLFTNQYFGVTQGKDRKVFQMNFFSDGAITQPEYERYMAQLAKHDINKPSLYNLNNKAKDLNNFVSQPLTPKLTDEIVRNRLQFNKKLTGTNAVLEKSVLKDKLQYARDTGNQKDIAKYSSQLKHLEKRMSSYEKHHENDQTGSKKLGVLTSKNRKVNMDKIKHAETAKKEDTNTIDAKTDPFSRLKTRTKIYYQEIQKEENEKAMELAKQKQLQKDQESQVTKEEEFLNAKFRRLGGLEELISGLKFKIKFDH, from the coding sequence ATGTCTGATTTAGATGAGGATTTATTAGCTTTAGCGGCAGGTGATGATGGCGATGATGATAACTTGGTTTCATCGAAGAAAAGAGGTAGAAATGATAATGTTGGTTCAAAAAAGAGGAGAGTGTTGAACGAATATAGTGATgatgaggatgaagaagatgattaTAATCCTGGAACAGAGTATTATTATGAGAATGACAACGAAGGGGCTGATGAAGGGCAAGAAGAGGAGAACCCGTACCCACTAGAGGGTAAATATAagaatgaagaagataaaaaCACCATAGAAAATATGCCTGAAATGGATCGTGAAACGCTGTTATTTGAGCGTTTACAGGAGATGCAGAAGTATCAGGAACGGAAGTTGTTAAGGGAGCGTGCGAAGAATATCAGGGCGCAACAGCAGCAGAGACAAATGGAGAACGATGGGGTAAAGGTTCGCTCTTCCGGACGTTCTACTCGCACAACTGGACACTCAGACGTCAGAGACTCGAAGTTGTCTGAGTTGCGAAAGCAGCGTGCCAAGAAGAGCAAAAACTACGACTACTCTGCCTCTGAGAACGATGAATCTGACCGGTCCGATGACTATGCAGATtctgataatgaagatgattATGATCCATATTACGAAAAGGGGAACCATTATTCGGAGGATGACGAAGTAAAGTGGGCAGAAGAGGATATGGATCGGGAGCCTGTGTTGGACGACTTCAATAAAATCAAGATCGGTCGTTCTTATGTATCGAAGTTTTGTTTCTACCCAGACTTCAATGAACGCGTCCAAGGCTGCTACGGGAGAGTAAATATAGGTATTGACAAACATTCAGGCCATCCCATGTACCGTATGGTTAAGATAGAAAAAGTGTTTTTGCAGAAACCATACAACATGGGCAAGCTTTTCACGAACCAGTATTTCGGTGTTACACAAGGTAAAGATCGCAAGGTTTTTCAGATGAACTTTTTCAGTGATGGGGCTATTACACAACCTGAGTATGAGCGCTACATGGCTCAGCTTGCCAAGCATGATATCAACAAACCTTCGCTGTATAATTTGAATAATAAGGCGAAAGATCTGAATAATTTCGTGTCGCAACCATTGACACCAAAACTCACAGACGAGATTGTGCGTAACAGGTTGCAATTTAACAAAAAGCTGACAGGTACAAATGCTGTGCTAGAAAAATCTGTTTTGAAGGATAAACTGCAGTATGCAAGGGACACAGGTAATCAAAAGGATATTGCAAAGTATTCTTCCCAATTAAAACACTTAGAAAAGAGGATGAGTTCTTATGAGAAACATCATGAAAATGATCAGACGGGTAGTAAGAAACTGGGTGTTCTAACATCTAAAAACCGTAAGGTAAACATGGACAAGATAAAACATGCTGAAACCGCTAAGAAGGAGGATACTAATACAATTGATGCAAAGACCGATCCTTTCAGTAGATTGAAGACGAGAACCAAAATATACTACCAGGAGATCCAGAAAGAGGAAAACGAAAAAGCTATGGAACTCGCAAAGCAAAAGCAGCTCCAGAAGGACCAGGAATCTCAAGTaacaaaagaagaagaatttTTGAATGCAAAGTTCAGGCGATTAGGAGGTTTGGAAGAGCTCATTAGCGGTCTAAAGTTTAAAATCAAATTTGACCACTGA
- the TAD1 gene encoding tRNA-specific adenosine deaminase (Syntenic homolog of Ashbya gossypii AFR267W; Syntenic homolog of Saccharomyces cerevisiae YGL243W (TAD1)), whose protein sequence is MAYTEIELAEKISIVAQKRYQQIKPSGKPTCKSNGVKEWTVLAAVVAFNNEHDEFRLISLATGVKALPDEELKRSQGRMVHDSHAEILAIRGLNTAFLRQIEMLDSDHENEKCDLIEETDSPGVYRFRSDVWKLALYVSKIPCGDCSMHTLNDQDHTGIHFGEEDTCQYIDPNVKTTLRGRFNYSKKGICRTKPGRADSNLTVSKSCSDKLLSKTVMSVLNAINWDLLQHPVYLDYLILPESNRELKLSCNRNFRERLASFPGVHPVNILYCKTKFNDDQNEEETKTPCPVSSILLDILPKSVIIEQCILNGVRNGCYVKGPKDLRKNSESVVSRLSQWQSFKKLKKHRHFSSYMDFKAQELYRNELKLKLRAVLSPDGWIHTRTDNFH, encoded by the coding sequence ATGGCGTATACCGAAATTGAACTCGCGGAGAAGATATCTATTGTCGCACAAAAGCGATATCAGCAAATAAAACCCTCAGGAAAGCCCACTTGCAAGTCAAATGGTGTTAAAGAATGGACTGTATTAGCGGCTGTCGTAGCATTTAACAATGAGCACGATGAGTTCCGCCTAATATCTTTGGCGACTGGCGTCAAAGCTTTACCAGACGAAGAGTTAAAACGAAGCCAAGGGCGCATGGTGCATGATTCGCATGCTGAAATACTAGCAATTAGAGGTTTGAACACTGCTTTTCTTCGACAAATCGAGATGCTAGACAGTGACCATGAAAACGAAAAATGCGATCTTATCGAAGAAACTGATTCTCCAGGTGTTTACAGATTCCGCAGTGACGTCTGGAAGCTGGCCTTGTACGTTTCTAAGATACCTTGCGGTGATTGTAGCATGCATACACTAAATGATCAAGATCATACTGGTATACATTTTGGTGAAGAAGATACCTGCCAATACATAGATCCTAATGTGAAAACAACTCTCCGGGGCCGCTTCAACTACAGTAAAAAAGGAATATGTAGGACTAAACCAGGAAGAGCAGATTCTAATCTTACTGTTTCCAAATCCTGTTCAGATAAATTACTCTCGAAGACCGTGATGTCAGTTCTTAATGCCATAAACTGGGACCTCCTCCAACATCCAGTCTACTTGGACTATCTAATACTACCTGAAAGTAACAGAGAACTGAAGCTTAGTTGTAATAGAAACTTCCGAGAACGGCTGGCATCGTTTCCCGGTGTTCATCCTGTAAATATTCTCTACTGCAAAACAAAATTCAATGACGATCAGAacgaagaagaaacaaAGACTCCATGTCCAGTATCCAGTATCCTCCTAGATATCCTACCGAAGAGCGTGATTATTGAACAATGTATCTTAAATGGTGTCAGAAACGGTTGTTACGTTAAGGGTCCCAAAGATTTACGGAAGAATAGTGAGTCAGTAGTAAGCAGGCTCTCCCAGTGGCAGTCCTTTAAGAAGCTAAAAAAACACCGGCATTTCAGTTCTTATATGGATTTTAAAGCTCAAGAGCTATATAGAAATGAACTAAAGCTTAAATTGAGAGCGGTTTTGTCCCCTGACGGCTGGATCCACACCCGCACCGACAATTTCCATTAG
- the ANK1 gene encoding ankyrin repeat-containing protein ANK1 (Syntenic homolog of Ashbya gossypii AFR268C; Syntenic homolog of Saccharomyces cerevisiae YGL242C) yields MSEIAGATHGEQLLEASRRNNVELLDSILQEAKDLASLINESKDPFLNTSLHICCKYGSWDVLDKILDLECPIEIDPQNSEGDTPLHVISRYAVEEPEHGTFIASNLIQVGADPRIKNKSGQKPLDLLHSAELEGLCDILQGAELAIDTHNEAINADEVEEIDDE; encoded by the coding sequence ATGTCTGAAATAGCCGGTGCAACCCATGGAGAGCAGCTATTAGAAGCTTCAAGAAGGAATAATGTAGAATTACTTGATTCTATTTTACAAGAGGCGAAGGACCTTGCAAGTCTAATTAATGAATCAAAGGACCCATTTCTCAATACATCTCTGCATATTTGTTGCAAATATGGATCTTGGGATGTATTGGATAAAATCCTTGACTTAGAATGCCCAATTGAGATTGATCCTCAGAATAGTGAAGGTGATACCCCATTACACGTAATTTCAAGGTATGCAGTGGAAGAGCCTGAACATGGCACATTTATTGCGAGTAACTTAATCCAAGTTGGTGCAGATCCTAGGATAAAGAATAAATCTGGTCAGAAACCACTTGACCTTTTGCATAGCGCAGAACTGGAGGGCCTTTGTGATATATTACAGGGTGCTGAGCTAGCTATAGACACACATAATGAGGCTATTAACGCGGATGAAGTTGAGGAAATTGATGACGAATAA
- the KAP114 gene encoding karyopherin KAP114 (Syntenic homolog of Ashbya gossypii AFR269W; Syntenic homolog of Saccharomyces cerevisiae YGL241W (KAP114)), which yields MNRQINLQDVILKAQSADKFVRENAESFLLDSCAKDPGSVLLSLMDIANNSAADLASRQFCLVSIRKLITMYWSAGFESYCGPPGVNEAAKEIIRKLLLDLVLGDGQDSKIVNSSSYCIVQIAAVDFPDEWPSLLVRLYESIANYRTVNALTLLHEIFDDVISDEMFFQSEVGWKTIELVVQIPFDDTASFAAKSAAMKLYNSCLMQLTSPEALEVEQNRRNISRHIKESVGFLAQLLQNIMMCENSIDILIFKTHIYENLVLIKNDFPKKVFPTNLNPQLLSVVLNDLHLLGSFYLQVINSGKEDVLFHVNNCAINMVSFLSALDECDLNFGDANILLESLVRFCSLPEGLMGEWSENFNTFISKETGIASSYTIRDEICQYFSNIDKNNFQVFMKLIIQQLDHLTSMDWVSQEALLYLLQSCQFSNEKYDISNEEIINVLIKFDAGLNQSTDNVFLWARYSLTVVKFLDKFMNDIENIKQYVKEFIFKTIDIAYTTNNDSIKASALISFSYYSSFVDLGSVLGVESCEKLEKAILKIITDMYDDVEDDTPGFMLEVLAGVISSNPDSKEKGIKASALQLVLKLATSDPSNIQVIVEAQQCVEQLLEGVSTDDYIYYARMCFPVLLSILKGDTTYGYTSTALVSLALELLAVFTKLKPVDGNLPKSIVDFIFEPLSTLIMNVDDEEILQVSTEAFSFLISNSDEQDISGNLQPVINILERLLSTDISSSAASHVGSLLLAVFTKYANQIQEIMPKILEAAARRLISMKNISSTENLLVVFCYLGSMDPKQTVDFLASLPLDNEGHSALQLIMPKWLESFEFIRGEKKIKENIVALSKIFFLDDPRVASIIVNGDLLPHDNDLIVTRSMAKKMTDKYTQISVHEKIVKLFVSELSFQNKPSKAFDDLADRVKLAPGEHTNQTPKNDEDDDEWEDMDDILDYNKLQEYIGDSDIDDDDDELPVTQEIKETVPELLKQFFKDAISQNISDFYNIYNRLSDKDKKLLAEIVV from the coding sequence ATGAATCGTCAAATTAATCTCCAAGATGTAATTCTGAAGGCTCAATCTGCTGATAAGTTTGTTCGTGAAAATGCTGAGTCTTTTCTATTGGATAGTTGTGCTAAGGATCCAGGTTCCGTGTTACTTTCATTAATGGACATTGCAAATAATAGTGCTGCAGATTTGGCGTCCAGACAATTTTGCTTAGTGTCTATTCGTAAGCTCATTACGATGTATTGGAGTGCTGGGTTTGAGTCTTACTGCGGGCCGCCTGGTGTTAATGAAGCAGCGAAAGAAATAATTAGGAAATTACTTTTGGATTTGGTACTTGGAGATGGACAGGATTCAAAGATTGTAAATAGTAGCTCATATTGCATTGTGCAGATTGCAGCGGTTGACTTCCCTGATGAATGGCCAAGTTTGTTGGTAAGATTGTATGAATCGATAGCTAACTATCGCACAGTTAATGCCCTTACGCTTCTGCATGAGATATTTGATGACGTGATTTCAGACGAGATGTTCTTTCAAAGCGAAGTTGGTTGGAAAACTATTGAATTGGTGGTCCAAATACCGTTTGATGACACTGCATCGTTTGCGGCTAAGAGTGCGGCTATGAAGTTGTACAACTCTTGCTTAATGCAATTGACCTCTCCAGAAGCACTTGAAGTGGAACAAAatagaagaaatatttCCAGGCATATTAAGGAGTCGGTTGGCTTTTTAGCACAGCTTTTGCAGAACATTATGATGTGTGAGAATTCAATTGACATACTTATATTTAAAACTCACATTTACGAAAACTTAGTATTGATAAAGAACGACTTTCCCAAGAAAGTGTTTCCGACAAATTTGAACCCTCAGCTTTTGTCTGTTGTTCTGAACGATTTGCACCTTCTAGGATCATTCTACCTACAGGTGATTAACTCTGGTAAAGAAGACGTTCTATTTCATGTAAATAACTGCGCAATAAATATGGTGAGTTTCTTATCTGCGCTAGATGAATGTGATCTCAACTTCGGGGACGCTAATATTTTGTTGGAGTCATTAGTAAGGTTTTGCTCCTTACCGGAGGGTTTAATGGGTGAGTGGAGTGAGAACTTCAATACATTTATCTCCAAGGAAACAGGAATTGCTAGCTCTTACACCATTAGAGATGAGATATGTCAGTACTTCTCTAACATTGATAAAAATAACTTCCAGGTTTTCATGAAACTTATTATTCAACAGTTGGACCATTTGACTTCAATGGACTGGGTTAGTCAAGAGGCACTATTATATTTACTGCAGAGTTGTCAATTTAGTAACGAAAAGTACGATATTAGTAACGAGGAGATTATAAACGTACTCATCAAATTTGACGCAGGCCTAAATCAGTCTACTGATAATGTCTTCCTTTGGGCAAGATATTCACTTACTGTTGTAAAGTTCTTAGACAAGTTCATGAatgatattgaaaatatcAAGCAGTATGTGAAGGAGTTTATATTCAAAACAATCGATATTGCATATACTACAAACAATGATAGTATTAAGGCCAGTGCGCTAATTTCGTTTTCGTACTATTCATCTTTTGTCGATTTGGGTTCGGTGTTGGGCGTTGAATCCTGCGAGAAACTGGAAAAGgctattttgaagattATCACTGATATGTACGATGATGTAGAGGATGATACTCCAGGCTTTATGTTGGAAGTCCTAGCAGGTGTGATATCATCTAATCCAGATAGTAAAGAGAAGGGCATTAAGGCATCTGCTTTACAGTTAGTATTGAAGTTGGCGACTTCTGATCCTTCTAACATTCAGGTAATTGTAGAAGCACAGCAATGTGTGGAACAATTACTGGAGGGTGTTAGTACGGATGATTATATCTACTATGCCAGAATGTGCTTCCCTGTACTTTTATCCATACTAAAAGGCGATACTACCTACGGTTATACAAGTACAGCACTTGTATCGCTAGCACTAGAACTCTTGGCAGTCTTCACCAAATTGAAACCAGTTGACGGAAACCTGCCGAAGTCAATTGTCGACTTTATATTTGAACCTTTATCAACTCTCATCATGAATGTTGACGATGAGGAAATCTTGCAGGTCTCTACGGAAGCATTTTCCTTTTTGATTTCAAACTCTGATGAACAAGATATCTCTGGTAACCTGCAACCTGTGATAAATATTCTTGAGAGACTACTTTCAACAGATATCTCTTCATCAGCTGCTTCTCATGTAGGATCGTTGCTTTTAGCCGTTTTTACAAAATACGCAAACCAAATCCAAGAAATAATGCCAAAAATTTTGGAAGCAGCTGCTAGAAGGCTAATTAGCATGAAGAACATAAGCTCGACAGAAAATCTTCTGGTAGTTTTCTGTTACCTTGGGTCAATGGATCCGAAGCAAACTGTTGACTTCTTAGCTTCTTTGCCCTTGGATAATGAAGGGCACTCTGCATTACAATTAATAATGCCTAAATGGCTCGAGTCTTTTGAATTTATCAGGGGTGAGAAAAAGATAAAGGAAAATATTGTTGCCCTATCCAAAATATTCTTTCTAGATGACCCCCGCGTTGCAAGCATCATTGTTAATGGAGATCTATTGCCCCACGATAATGACTTAATAGTTACTAGGTCAATGGCAAAAAAGATGACCGACAAATATACGCAGATATCAGTACATGAAAAGATTGTCAAGCTGTTTGTATCGGAATTGTCATTCCAGAATAAACCGAGTAAGGCTTTTGACGATTTAGCAGACCGAGTAAAATTAGCTCCTGGAGAACACACGAATCAGACTCCAAAGaacgatgaagatgatgatgagtGGGAGGATATGGACGATATTCTTGATTACAACAAGCTTCAAGAGTATATTGGCGATAGtgatattgatgatgatgatgatgagcTTCCTGTAACCCAGGAAATAAAGGAAACAGTACCAGAACTGTTAAAACAGTTCTTTAAAGACGCCATATCACAGAATATTAGTGACTTTTACAACATTTACAATCGCCTAAGTGATAAAGATAAGAAACTCTTGGCTGAAATTGTAGTGTAA
- a CDS encoding HHL107Wp (Syntenic homolog of Ashbya gossypii AFR270W; Syntenic homolog of Ashbya gossypii NOHBY632; No homolog in Saccharomyces cerevisiae; Syntenic homolog of Kluyveromyces lactis KLLA0A00825g; 1-intron in Ashbya gossypii), with translation MDEFDSVARSLSSIRLLDNETWLTRRTTLPNSINMTKAAIQVESSYLYPGIVKGYLSPLNCTEMNGIINNRRAVGLIVEGHKEAGRLKDSKMRRFFNGLRQDKESNNATKFLFVVTVSPKVPVAELSLASWWLSLMANKSDYAERKRFLEMLNNDQLIETYKSTFDKPLEQFHFLLNLNTPTQLGNIAKTRDILRSVSEHTGVCFNILDNTLMNFVSDIPSLVVVDSRSPDISIKMASGMPTCVAVRCKCASELYRSIKLLEEMSNPSVYPTISQEGMPICVHTTGNQDGLLCVDYSTEIEDEVLRLLARGITLPKILLKIGINDIAGFCQSWTDSMLRTYLVGIELECICSHFTNYIEDDMPEEYMTERKVLGNIFSGTNNNSNAGKLNWFKSIFRYPKEGSAEQPDSTMDQNFEKLLEIKENISKFSTILNLLNTTLSENYN, from the exons ATGGATGAATTCGATTCAGTTGCTCGCAGTCTATCAAGTATCCGTCTATTGGATAATGAAACTTGGCTTACAAGGAGGACGACTTTGCCAAATTCAATAA ATATGACAAAAGCTGCTATACAAGTAGAATCTAGTTATTTATATCCAGGGATTGTAAAAGGGTATCTGTCTCCTCTAAACTGTACTGAAATGAATGGGATCATAAATAACCGCCGAGCCGTAGGACTAATAGTGGAAGGGCATAAGGAGGCAGGAAGGTTAAAAGATTCTAAGATGCGAAGATTTTTCAACGGGTTGAGGCAAGATAAAGAATCAAATAATGCTACTAAATTTCTGTTTGTGGTCACAGTTTCACCTAAGGTTCCAGTTGCGGAACTTTCCCTTGCGTCCTGGTGGTTAAGCTTAATGGCAAATAAGTCAGACTATGCAGAGAGAAAACGGTTCCTTGAGATGCTTAATAACGATCAATTAATAGAAACCTACAAAAGTACGTTTGATAAGCCATTGGAACAATTTCATTTTCTGTTAAATCTGAATACTCCAACGCAATTAGGAAATATCGCCAAAACAAGAGATATTCTAAGATCAGTATCGGAACATACAGGTGTATGCTTCAATATATTGGATAATACTTTAATGAATTTTGTTTCTGACATACCATCTTTGGTCGTGGTAGATTCCAGAAGCCCAGATATTTCTATTAAGATGGCTAGTGGCATGCCAACTTGTGTAGCAGTAAGATGCAAGTGCGCTTCGGAGTTGTATCGCTCCATAAAATTGCTTGAGGAAATGAGCAATCCATCTGTATATCCCACAATTTCTCAAGAAGGCATGCCCATATGTGTTCATACTACCGGAAACCAGGATGGATTATTATGTGTCGACTACTCTACAGAAATCGAAGATGAGGTGCTCAGGTTGCTAGCGAGAGGTATCACTCTGCCGAAAATCCTACTAAAAATTGGTATCAATGACATTGCAGGCTTCTGCCAAAGCTGGACTGATAGCATGCTGAGAACTTACCTTGTCGGTATCGAACTTGAATGCATTTGTTCTCATTTTACCAACTACATTGAAGACGATATGCCGGAAGAATACATGACAGAAAGAAAGGTTTTGGGTAATATCTTCTCAGGAACTAACAATAACTCCAATGCTGGTAAATTAAACTGGTTTAAGTCGATCTTTAGGTACCCAAAAGAGGGTAGTGCTGAACAACCAGACTCAACTATGGACCaaaattttgaaaagcttttagaaatcaaagaaaatataAGCAAATTCTCAACAATACTGAATTTGCTTAATACCACTCTCAGCGAAAATTATAATTAG
- the BNA6 gene encoding nicotinate-nucleotide diphosphorylase (carboxylating) (Syntenic homolog of Ashbya gossypii AFR271W; Syntenic homolog of Saccharomyces cerevisiae YFR047C (BNA6)) translates to MPEYRDLLPASGRWKQDIKDWLQEDVPAFDFGGFVVGSGIKTATLFCKQSGVLAGVPFTEEVFNQCNLTYEWFFNEGELLDPAKSSAKLPVAKVTGKAKDILLAERTALNILSRCSGIATASYHTITKAREAGYTGIIAGTRKTTPGLRRLEKYAMLVGGCDTHRYDLSSMVMLKDNHIWATGSITNAVNDAKSVCGFSVKIEVECQSEAEADEAIEAGASVIMLDNFTGAELRKAAANLKEKWRGKRHFLLECSGGLTIHNLSEYLCPEIDIFSTSSIHQGTGTVDFSLKLDH, encoded by the coding sequence ATGCCTGAATATAGAGATTTGCTACCAGCAAGTGGCCGCTGGAAGCAAGATATAAAAGACTGGTTGCAGGAGGATGTTCCAGCTTTTGATTTCGGTGGATTTGTTGTTGGGAGCGGCATAAAAACAGCAACTCTGTTCTGCAAACAAAGCGGTGTCTTGGCTGGTGTCCCATTTACTGAAGAGGTCTTCAATCAATGCAATTTGACATATGAATGGTTCTTTAATGAAGGTGAACTCCTAGATCCCGCCAAATCATCAGCTAAATTGCCCGTTGCCAAGGTCACAGGTAAGGCCAAGGACATTCTGCTTGCGGAAAGAACTGCATTAAACATATTGAGTAGATGTTCTGGAATTGCTACTGCTTCCTACCATACCATTACGAAGGCCCGTGAAGCTGGGTATACCGGTATCATCGCTGGTACAAGAAAAACTACGCCAGGCCTCCGCCGTTTGGAAAAGTATGCTATGTTAGTCGGTGGTTGTGACACTCATAGGTATGACCTCTCATCTATGGTAATGCTCAAAGACAACCACATATGGGCAACCGGTTCCATAACTAACGCCGTCAATGACGCCAAGTCTGTTTGCGGTTTCTCTGTCAAGATTGAAGTCGAATGTCAATCTGAAGCCGAAGCCGATGAAGCAATTGAAGCGGGTGCGTCTGTTATAATGCTGGACAACTTTACTGGCGCCGAATTAAGGAAAGCTGCTGCAAACCTAAAGGAAAAATGGAGAGGCAAAAGGCATTTTCTGCTCGAATGTAGTGGAGGTCTTACAATTCACAACCTGAGTGAATACTTATGCCCTGAAATTGATATATTCAGCACAAGTAGTATCCACCAAGGTACTGGTACTGTGGACTTCTCATTGAAGCTCGACCActaa